A stretch of Vespa velutina chromosome 8, iVesVel2.1, whole genome shotgun sequence DNA encodes these proteins:
- the LOC124951226 gene encoding dynamin-binding protein-like isoform X2, protein MNDETSDQTDTCVSRENVLSSSLYNINSVENNVSNSYSVQSYKEEDPAPSYYDLFPQFSTSKEKVSEDNDRDDNANSFDVKPYAITLYPFNAQFPNELNFGAGEIVHLIKHVDSEWMEGSIDDNKGIFPISYVNIVVDCPEMKAKEEILNKEDNSTEYTILEPGTMAKVEYTFKAQMDGDLNITEGDIVTIISMANENWINVKNVNGEIGLCPRGYLSSSPISEPNRDSTMDLLEDFVVLRDDKPSSLTDEEYKPKRLSEPHRPAPPAPAPGRMPLQNSNKDSTIDNACASEISIDISEKKADQRQNVISELVLTEKEYVRDLTLTYETFNLSNPDFLKAKGIDVDVLFGNILEIIQVAEELLHEILRAMKGCDEQLQQIGTCFTKMANKLRVVYVKYCGNHEAALALLKKYENNEEIMSVFNKGTETLRYQIACFDMSSILIKPVQRILKYPLILFELIKCTEDDHPDKLSVKEAWKAMTDVACYINEYKRRKDLVLKYLDNDNTLIRKMAKLNMHSVAKMSTRLSTKLSASLGLTNIAVDPVFEELERQFRSIEKCTWQLAKDVEMCVIYLSDEAISGEVMSDYLNQYYQGTPNLEIKRIRDIRSLIWSQFMQDLKSCLEIRLNVPLNLLTTFLEGPAILITKRHDKLLDYDAAISKSEKYKDSKIVQDELATAKGNFEALNQQLLEELPILIDAAMKVLVKCINAFANARKLLSGRITKRYLKLYEITTQVSLKDILESFLVNHNLLWNQIARFSFGGTNQRTEEEREECCSQDEEERILLTKKYTRDKLYVLKENVTKTTSLDLGATKGSLVAVIKNQDPMGDITRWLVDNGTVKGFLPANKLTPLQQIQQPIKEAASLESNINRNTDSMSDLISMVSPEKEVKPLSESNLQSLLYLNIDEELNTNQIYSNIEEISKTQTYQNLTYEFYYTMYDFAGGIPGTLPAKKGKALRLIRPHDEKGNDEWWLVEDRYGQSGYVPKNYLTPAPQTKP, encoded by the exons ATGAATGATGAGACAAGCGATCAAACCGATACATGTGTCTCAAGAGAAAACGTTTTATCTTCGTCtctatacaatattaattcaGTAGAGAATAATGTTTCCAATAGTTATTCGGTACAGTCATATAAAGAGGAGGATCCTGCACCAAGTTATTACGACTTATTTCCACAATTTTCTACGTCCAAAGAAAAAGTTTCAGAAGATAATGATCGCGACGATAATGCAAATTCATTCGACGTTAAACCATATGCCATAACTTTATATCCATTTAATGCTCAATTtccaaatgaattaaattttggAGCAGGGGAAATAGTACATCTCATAAAACACGTTGATTCGGAATGGATGGAAGGTtctatcgatgataataaaggaatttttccaatatcttaTGTTAATATTGTAGTAGATTGTCCAGAAATGAAAGCTAAAGAAGAAATACTTAATAAAGAAGACAATAGCACAGAATATACTATATTAGAACCAGGTACAATGGCCAAAGTGGAATATACATTTAAAGCACAAATGGATGGAGATTTGAATATAACAGAAGGCGATATTGTAACTATTATCAGTATGGCTAATGAAAATTggattaatgtaaaaaatgttaatggcGAAATTGGTTTGTGTCCAAGAGGATATTTAAGTTCAAGCCCAATATCAGAACCCAATAGAGATTCCACAATGGATCTGTTAGAAGATTTTGTTGTATTAAGAGATGACAAGCCTAGTTCATTAACAGATGAAGAATATAAACCAAAAAGACTTTCAGAACCTCATAGACCAGCACCACCAGCACCTGCTCCTGGTCGTATGCCATTGCAGAACAGTAACAAAGATTCGACAATCGATAATGCATGTGCATCTGAAATATCAATAGATATTAGTGAGAAAAAGGCGGATCAAAGACAAAACGTTATATCGGAATTAGTGCTTACAGAAAAAGAGTATGTTCGTGATCTGACATTAACTTATGAAACTTTTAATCTATCTAATCCTGATTTTCTTAAAGCAAAAGGTATAGATGTTGATGTTTTATTTGGAaacatattagaaattatccAAGTTGCAGAAGAATTACTACATGAGATATTAAGAGCTATGAAGGGATGTGACGAGCAATTACAGCAAATTGGTACGTGCTTTACAAAAATGGCAAATAAATTACGCGTTGTATATGTGAAGTACTGTGGAAATCACGAAGCAGCGCttgctttattaaaaaag tatgaaaataatgaagaaattatGAGTGTATTTAACAAGGGTACTGAGACACTACGTTATCAAATAGCTTGCTTTGACATGAGTTCCATTCTTATAAAACCCGtacaaagaatattaaaatatcctcttattttgtttgaattaataaag tgTACCGAGGATGATCATCCAGATAAACTATCTGTAAAAGAAGCATGGAAGGCGATGACCGATGTGGCTTGTTACATTAACGAGTATAAACGTCGAAAAGATTTAGTGTTGAAATATTTAGACAACGATAATacgttaattagaaaaatggcTAAATTAAATATGCATTCCGTTGCGAAGATGTCAACACGTTTAAGTACGAAACTATCTGCTAGTTTAGGTTTGACAAATATTGCAGTGGATCCTGTATTTGAAGAACTCGAAAGACAATTTAGATCTATAGAAAAATGTACGTGGCAATTGGCAAAGGACGTCGAAATgtgtgttatttatttaagcgATGAGGCTATTTCCGGTGAAGTTATGTcagattatttaaatcaatattatcagGGAACACCAAATCttgaaattaaacgaataagAGATATCCGTTCGTTAATTTGGTCACAATTTATGCAAGATTTAAAATCTTGTTTGGAAATACGTTTAAATGTGCCATTGAATTTATTGACAACATTTTTAGAAGGTCCtgcaatattaataacaaagagACACGATAAATTGTTAGATTATGACGCTGCCATTTCTAAAAGCGAAAAGTATAAAGATTCCAAAATt GTACAGGATGAATTAGCAACGGCAAAGGGTAATTTCGAAGCCTTGAATCAACAATTGTTGGAGGAATTACCGATATTAATCGATGCAGCTATGAAAGTCTTAGTTAAATGCATTAACGCTTTTGCGAATGCTCGTAAACTTTTAAGCGGAAGAATtacgaaaagatatttaaaacttTACGAG ATTACGACTCAAGTGTCGCTAAAAGATATTCTAGAATCTTTCCTGGTAAATCATAATTTACTTTGGAATCAAATCGCACGTTTCTCATTCGGTGGTACGAATCAAAGAacagaagaggaaagagaagaatgttGTTCGCAAGACGAAGAGGAACGAATATTattgacaaaaaaatatacgaggGATAAGTTGTacgttttaaaagaaaacgtaacGAAAACTACATCACTCGATTTGGGAGCTACAAAAGGATCTTTGGTAGCTGTTATAAAGAATCAAGATCCTATGGGCGATATTACGAGATGGCTTGTCGACAATGGTACTGTCAAAGGTTTTTTACCAGCTAATAAATTGACACCTTTACAACAAATTCAACAACCTATCAAAGAAGCAGCTAGCTTGGAATCTAATATCAATAGGAATACCGATTCAATGTCAGATCTTATATCAATGGTTTCACCTGAAAAGGAAGTAAAACCATTGTCGGAATCTAATTTGCAATCGttactttatttaaatatagacGAAGAACTTAATACCAATCAAATTTATAGCAACATTGAAGAAATTTCGAAAACTCAAACGTATCAAAATCTTACTTATGAA TTTTATTACACCATGTACGATTTTGCTGGTGGTATACCTGGTACATTACCGGCGAAGAAAGGTAAAGCTCTTAGGCTCATTAGGCCACATgatgagaaaggaaatgaTGAATGGTGGCTCGTAGAAGATCGTTACGGGCAGAGCGGTTACGTTCCTAAAAATTACTTGACTCCAGCACCACAGACGAAACCATAA
- the LOC124951226 gene encoding dynamin-binding protein-like isoform X1 — protein MESGSLTKVLHDFFTTVDGELSLYKGEHFLIHKVIDKHWCYGQSNNKTGNFPSNHLHKVEIPLLLDTQSLFVSIAAFAGEQSGDLSFGAGDLIIGIHEVGSGWYYGQIDSRVGIFPTTHTWQLDTNLIKRTGNKKSIRKKGRVKATLKAQLEEELDLNEGEVVTVTEVLDDGWCRGITEDGRNGIFPEGFISYMNDETSDQTDTCVSRENVLSSSLYNINSVENNVSNSYSVQSYKEEDPAPSYYDLFPQFSTSKEKVSEDNDRDDNANSFDVKPYAITLYPFNAQFPNELNFGAGEIVHLIKHVDSEWMEGSIDDNKGIFPISYVNIVVDCPEMKAKEEILNKEDNSTEYTILEPGTMAKVEYTFKAQMDGDLNITEGDIVTIISMANENWINVKNVNGEIGLCPRGYLSSSPISEPNRDSTMDLLEDFVVLRDDKPSSLTDEEYKPKRLSEPHRPAPPAPAPGRMPLQNSNKDSTIDNACASEISIDISEKKADQRQNVISELVLTEKEYVRDLTLTYETFNLSNPDFLKAKGIDVDVLFGNILEIIQVAEELLHEILRAMKGCDEQLQQIGTCFTKMANKLRVVYVKYCGNHEAALALLKKYENNEEIMSVFNKGTETLRYQIACFDMSSILIKPVQRILKYPLILFELIKCTEDDHPDKLSVKEAWKAMTDVACYINEYKRRKDLVLKYLDNDNTLIRKMAKLNMHSVAKMSTRLSTKLSASLGLTNIAVDPVFEELERQFRSIEKCTWQLAKDVEMCVIYLSDEAISGEVMSDYLNQYYQGTPNLEIKRIRDIRSLIWSQFMQDLKSCLEIRLNVPLNLLTTFLEGPAILITKRHDKLLDYDAAISKSEKYKDSKIVQDELATAKGNFEALNQQLLEELPILIDAAMKVLVKCINAFANARKLLSGRITKRYLKLYEITTQVSLKDILESFLVNHNLLWNQIARFSFGGTNQRTEEEREECCSQDEEERILLTKKYTRDKLYVLKENVTKTTSLDLGATKGSLVAVIKNQDPMGDITRWLVDNGTVKGFLPANKLTPLQQIQQPIKEAASLESNINRNTDSMSDLISMVSPEKEVKPLSESNLQSLLYLNIDEELNTNQIYSNIEEISKTQTYQNLTYEFYYTMYDFAGGIPGTLPAKKGKALRLIRPHDEKGNDEWWLVEDRYGQSGYVPKNYLTPAPQTKP, from the exons atggaaAGTGGCTCATTGACAAAGGTTTTACATGATTTTTTTACAACTGTAGATGGAGAATTAAGTCTTTACAAAGGAGAACACTTTTTG atacataaagTAATTGACAAGCATTGGTGTTACGGacaatcaaataataaaacaggAAACTTTCCTTCGAATCATTTACATAAAGTTGAGATTCCACTCTTATTAGATACCCAAAGTTTATTTGTATCAATAGCTGCCTTTGCAGGGGAACAATCTGGAGATTTATCATTTGGAGCAG gGGATCTTATTATTGGAATACATGAAGTTGGATCAGGATGGTACTACGGACAAATAGATTCCAGAGTTGGAATTTTTCCTACCACCCATACGTGGCAGTtagatacaaatttaataaag AGAACGGGTAATAAGaaatcaataagaaaaaaaggaagagtgaAAGCAACATTGAAGGCACAATTGGAAGAAGAATTAGATTTAAATGAAGGTGAAGTAGTAACTGTGACAGAAGTTTTGGATGATGGTTGGTGTCGTGGAATTACGGAAGATGGTAGAAATGGGATCTTTCCAGAAGGATTTATCTCTTATATGAATGATGAGACAAGCGATCAAACCGATACATGTGTCTCAAGAGAAAACGTTTTATCTTCGTCtctatacaatattaattcaGTAGAGAATAATGTTTCCAATAGTTATTCGGTACAGTCATATAAAGAGGAGGATCCTGCACCAAGTTATTACGACTTATTTCCACAATTTTCTACGTCCAAAGAAAAAGTTTCAGAAGATAATGATCGCGACGATAATGCAAATTCATTCGACGTTAAACCATATGCCATAACTTTATATCCATTTAATGCTCAATTtccaaatgaattaaattttggAGCAGGGGAAATAGTACATCTCATAAAACACGTTGATTCGGAATGGATGGAAGGTtctatcgatgataataaaggaatttttccaatatcttaTGTTAATATTGTAGTAGATTGTCCAGAAATGAAAGCTAAAGAAGAAATACTTAATAAAGAAGACAATAGCACAGAATATACTATATTAGAACCAGGTACAATGGCCAAAGTGGAATATACATTTAAAGCACAAATGGATGGAGATTTGAATATAACAGAAGGCGATATTGTAACTATTATCAGTATGGCTAATGAAAATTggattaatgtaaaaaatgttaatggcGAAATTGGTTTGTGTCCAAGAGGATATTTAAGTTCAAGCCCAATATCAGAACCCAATAGAGATTCCACAATGGATCTGTTAGAAGATTTTGTTGTATTAAGAGATGACAAGCCTAGTTCATTAACAGATGAAGAATATAAACCAAAAAGACTTTCAGAACCTCATAGACCAGCACCACCAGCACCTGCTCCTGGTCGTATGCCATTGCAGAACAGTAACAAAGATTCGACAATCGATAATGCATGTGCATCTGAAATATCAATAGATATTAGTGAGAAAAAGGCGGATCAAAGACAAAACGTTATATCGGAATTAGTGCTTACAGAAAAAGAGTATGTTCGTGATCTGACATTAACTTATGAAACTTTTAATCTATCTAATCCTGATTTTCTTAAAGCAAAAGGTATAGATGTTGATGTTTTATTTGGAaacatattagaaattatccAAGTTGCAGAAGAATTACTACATGAGATATTAAGAGCTATGAAGGGATGTGACGAGCAATTACAGCAAATTGGTACGTGCTTTACAAAAATGGCAAATAAATTACGCGTTGTATATGTGAAGTACTGTGGAAATCACGAAGCAGCGCttgctttattaaaaaag tatgaaaataatgaagaaattatGAGTGTATTTAACAAGGGTACTGAGACACTACGTTATCAAATAGCTTGCTTTGACATGAGTTCCATTCTTATAAAACCCGtacaaagaatattaaaatatcctcttattttgtttgaattaataaag tgTACCGAGGATGATCATCCAGATAAACTATCTGTAAAAGAAGCATGGAAGGCGATGACCGATGTGGCTTGTTACATTAACGAGTATAAACGTCGAAAAGATTTAGTGTTGAAATATTTAGACAACGATAATacgttaattagaaaaatggcTAAATTAAATATGCATTCCGTTGCGAAGATGTCAACACGTTTAAGTACGAAACTATCTGCTAGTTTAGGTTTGACAAATATTGCAGTGGATCCTGTATTTGAAGAACTCGAAAGACAATTTAGATCTATAGAAAAATGTACGTGGCAATTGGCAAAGGACGTCGAAATgtgtgttatttatttaagcgATGAGGCTATTTCCGGTGAAGTTATGTcagattatttaaatcaatattatcagGGAACACCAAATCttgaaattaaacgaataagAGATATCCGTTCGTTAATTTGGTCACAATTTATGCAAGATTTAAAATCTTGTTTGGAAATACGTTTAAATGTGCCATTGAATTTATTGACAACATTTTTAGAAGGTCCtgcaatattaataacaaagagACACGATAAATTGTTAGATTATGACGCTGCCATTTCTAAAAGCGAAAAGTATAAAGATTCCAAAATt GTACAGGATGAATTAGCAACGGCAAAGGGTAATTTCGAAGCCTTGAATCAACAATTGTTGGAGGAATTACCGATATTAATCGATGCAGCTATGAAAGTCTTAGTTAAATGCATTAACGCTTTTGCGAATGCTCGTAAACTTTTAAGCGGAAGAATtacgaaaagatatttaaaacttTACGAG ATTACGACTCAAGTGTCGCTAAAAGATATTCTAGAATCTTTCCTGGTAAATCATAATTTACTTTGGAATCAAATCGCACGTTTCTCATTCGGTGGTACGAATCAAAGAacagaagaggaaagagaagaatgttGTTCGCAAGACGAAGAGGAACGAATATTattgacaaaaaaatatacgaggGATAAGTTGTacgttttaaaagaaaacgtaacGAAAACTACATCACTCGATTTGGGAGCTACAAAAGGATCTTTGGTAGCTGTTATAAAGAATCAAGATCCTATGGGCGATATTACGAGATGGCTTGTCGACAATGGTACTGTCAAAGGTTTTTTACCAGCTAATAAATTGACACCTTTACAACAAATTCAACAACCTATCAAAGAAGCAGCTAGCTTGGAATCTAATATCAATAGGAATACCGATTCAATGTCAGATCTTATATCAATGGTTTCACCTGAAAAGGAAGTAAAACCATTGTCGGAATCTAATTTGCAATCGttactttatttaaatatagacGAAGAACTTAATACCAATCAAATTTATAGCAACATTGAAGAAATTTCGAAAACTCAAACGTATCAAAATCTTACTTATGAA TTTTATTACACCATGTACGATTTTGCTGGTGGTATACCTGGTACATTACCGGCGAAGAAAGGTAAAGCTCTTAGGCTCATTAGGCCACATgatgagaaaggaaatgaTGAATGGTGGCTCGTAGAAGATCGTTACGGGCAGAGCGGTTACGTTCCTAAAAATTACTTGACTCCAGCACCACAGACGAAACCATAA